From a region of the Fischerella sp. JS2 genome:
- a CDS encoding HlyD family efflux transporter periplasmic adaptor subunit, whose translation MLDPSLLLLACTNCSETSLNTPETPANHCEQILVDETTTQLNPDLHTCVTEPEATKVSFSSSQQPRLKFGSQGTAVSQLQTQLQKLGHYHGAIDGKFGVLTQAAVIEFQKEKVLDSAEGVVDAATWHSLQPSPPKVTTTKTDPRDSFVAQSSQDSINSSASQEDNFVDQSDRQNTSQNSNQNNNYHVNYLEAAPSQTSIFLPLGGFMFLLTAGGLVFIWKRLPKTQRQWQLLLQGSTAIFSSGITIPRDTPAETNDFDQPVILKQSRVWSHAIVWSIVGVTSFAVVWASTAKIDESVPVQGKLEPKGLVKEIQAPVGGVINKIHVQEGQRVEKGDLLVSFDPTVAQAKLRSLQEVRVSLVRENNFYRTQMRTSTANSTKREFQISPELASLTENRVALVRENELYRAELLGETAIRNLDPDLRERLINRQTERDSRIATARLDVEQLSKQLNQVQVQLTSARGSLATNLEIADNLDMLVKKGAFARLPYLEKRQTADASKAEVNRLVQEEQRLRLAIAQSQKKLENAIALSKEDLLSKIAENDKRIAEIDSQLTKVMVENKKRIQEIDGEISEIFSTLKYQEIRATTSGIVFDLKPRSSGYVYNTSESILKIVPPENLVAQVFITNNDIGFVKNGMPVDVRIDSFPYTEFSDIRGEVVRIGSDALPPDQNTPYYRFPAEIRLSKQSINVNGKEIPLQSGMSLNANINVRKRTVMSIFTEKFLGKIESLKYTR comes from the coding sequence ATGCTTGATCCATCTTTATTGCTGCTAGCTTGTACAAACTGTTCAGAAACGTCACTCAACACCCCTGAAACACCCGCTAATCATTGCGAGCAAATTCTGGTTGATGAAACAACAACTCAATTAAACCCAGATTTGCATACCTGTGTGACTGAACCGGAAGCCACTAAGGTAAGTTTCTCATCATCACAACAACCGAGATTGAAATTTGGTAGTCAAGGCACAGCTGTTTCCCAACTGCAAACTCAGCTGCAAAAATTGGGACATTATCACGGTGCAATTGATGGTAAATTCGGTGTACTTACTCAAGCAGCAGTTATTGAATTTCAGAAAGAGAAAGTATTAGACTCTGCTGAAGGTGTAGTTGATGCTGCAACTTGGCACTCCCTCCAACCATCCCCGCCCAAGGTTACAACTACTAAAACTGACCCTAGAGATAGTTTTGTAGCTCAGAGCAGTCAAGATAGCATAAATTCAAGCGCAAGTCAAGAAGATAATTTTGTAGATCAGAGCGATCGCCAAAACACCAGTCAAAACTCAAATCAAAACAACAATTACCATGTAAATTACTTAGAAGCTGCCCCAAGTCAAACATCTATTTTCTTGCCTTTGGGTGGTTTCATGTTTTTGCTGACAGCTGGGGGATTAGTATTTATTTGGAAGCGTCTGCCAAAAACCCAACGTCAATGGCAATTGCTGTTGCAAGGAAGTACAGCAATTTTCAGTTCGGGAATTACTATACCTCGTGATACACCTGCTGAGACAAACGACTTTGATCAGCCAGTCATTTTAAAACAATCCCGTGTCTGGTCACATGCTATTGTTTGGAGCATTGTCGGTGTGACGAGTTTTGCAGTGGTTTGGGCTTCTACTGCCAAAATTGACGAATCTGTTCCTGTGCAAGGAAAACTCGAACCCAAAGGTTTAGTGAAAGAAATTCAAGCGCCAGTGGGGGGAGTGATCAACAAGATTCATGTTCAGGAAGGACAACGAGTCGAAAAAGGCGATCTATTGGTTAGCTTTGACCCTACAGTTGCCCAAGCAAAATTACGCTCACTGCAAGAAGTTCGAGTCAGCCTAGTACGAGAAAATAATTTTTACCGTACTCAGATGCGAACTTCCACAGCTAATTCTACTAAAAGAGAGTTCCAGATATCACCAGAGTTAGCATCACTCACAGAGAACCGTGTTGCTTTGGTACGGGAAAATGAACTTTATCGTGCAGAATTGCTTGGTGAGACAGCAATACGTAACCTTGATCCAGACTTGCGAGAACGTTTGATTAACAGACAAACAGAAAGAGACTCGCGCATTGCCACAGCACGGCTAGATGTAGAACAATTATCCAAGCAGTTAAATCAAGTGCAAGTCCAATTAACAAGTGCGAGGGGTAGCCTGGCAACAAATTTGGAAATTGCCGATAATTTAGACATGTTGGTGAAAAAAGGAGCCTTTGCTCGTTTACCTTATCTAGAAAAGCGCCAAACAGCAGACGCTAGCAAAGCCGAAGTGAATCGGCTTGTGCAAGAAGAACAACGCCTGCGGCTGGCGATCGCACAATCACAAAAGAAATTAGAAAATGCGATCGCTCTATCTAAAGAAGACTTACTCAGTAAAATTGCTGAGAACGACAAGCGCATTGCTGAAATAGATAGTCAACTTACCAAAGTGATGGTCGAAAATAAAAAACGTATCCAAGAAATTGATGGCGAAATTAGCGAAATTTTTTCGACCTTAAAATATCAAGAAATCCGGGCCACAACTAGTGGAATTGTTTTTGACCTTAAGCCTCGTAGTTCTGGTTACGTCTACAATACCAGCGAATCTATTCTCAAAATCGTGCCGCCAGAAAATCTTGTTGCTCAAGTTTTTATCACCAACAATGATATTGGCTTTGTCAAAAATGGAATGCCTGTTGATGTGCGAATTGATTCTTTCCCCTACACAGAATTTAGTGATATTCGAGGCGAGGTAGTTCGGATTGGTTCTGATGCTTTACCACCTGATCAAAACACTCCCTACTACCGTTTTCCGGCTGAAATTCGCTTATCAAAACAATCGATTAATGTTAACGGCAAAGAAATCCCTCTCCAATCTGGTATGTCTTTGAACGCTAATATTAATGTCCGTAAACGGACTGTAATGAGTATTTTCACAGAAAAATTCTTAGGCAAGATAGAGAGCCTAAAATATACTCGTTAG